A DNA window from Massilia putida contains the following coding sequences:
- the rpmJ gene encoding 50S ribosomal protein L36 has protein sequence MKVNASVKRICRNCKIIKRKGVVRVICVEPRHKQRQG, from the coding sequence ATGAAAGTTAACGCTTCAGTCAAGCGGATCTGCCGCAACTGCAAGATCATCAAGCGCAAGGGCGTGGTCCGTGTGATCTGCGTCGAGCCGCGTCACAAGCAGCGTCAAGGTTAA